The genome window TGCTTGAGAATTTCCGTTTACTCCGCTCAAGCATCCTGAAGCCCGGAGGAAGAAAATCTCCTATTTCAGAACGCATAGATGGTATGTTCGCAGCTAGAGGTTGGAAAGAAAGACGTTTTGAAACCTCAATTCATGTTGATGATGAGTCTCACGATTCGCCTACTCATAACGTTGACTACTATAAAAATAAGGTAGCTGTCGAGACAGAATGGAATAACAAAGATCCCTTTTATGATCGTGATCTTAACAACTTCCGCTTGCTCCATCAGCTTGATGTGATTAGTGTAGGGGTTATAATAACGCGTGCGGATTCTCTACAAGATATATTTAAACGACTCGGACCAAAAATAGCAAGGAAATATGGAGCAGCTACAACACACATGAGCAAGTTGATACCTAAGATGGATGGTGGCGGGGCGGGGGGCTGTCCTGTGCTCGCCTTTGGTATTACGAAAAACCTCTACGTTGAGGATTAAAATGACTGCTGCTGAGAACCTAAGACAAAGAATCAAAGGGAAATTCGGAACCATCCTGGCAGACCCGCCATGGCGTTTCCAAAATAGAACCGGGAAAATGGCACCTGAACACATCCGTCTCAGGCGATACCCAACGATGACTTTCAAGGAAATAAAAGAACTTCCAGTGGCTGAATTAGCCGCGGAGCAAAGCCATCTCTATCTTTGGGTTCCTAATGCTCTTATAAAAGAAGGACTAGAAGTGATGGAGAGGTGGGGGTTCACATATAAGACTAACATAGTATGGTTCAAAACCCGTAAGGATGGAGGGCCTGACGGAAGAGGGGTGGGTTTTTATTTTCGCAATGTTACCGAACTTGTTCTTTTCGGAGTCAGAGGAAACCTTCGTACCGACAAATCAGGACGTACTCAAGTCAATATTATTAGAGCTAGAAAGCGAGAACATTCCAGAAAACCTGATCAACTCTATGACATAATCGAAGCTTGCAGCCCCAGGCCTTATCTGGAGCTCTTCGCCCGTCATCCTCGCAAAGGCTGGATGCAGTGGGGGAACGAAATAGAAGAGACTTTAGAGTGATTCCATTACCGATAATCGAAGCACACCCTTAAAGCCCAACACTCTATCAGGAGTTGATCGCCGATCACTACCGGCGCATGGGCCGGTAATAGTTCTTTTAATCGCACCTTCATCTCTCAAAAGGCAGGGGGCAGAATTTCCTTTCCGTGCAACTGTTTTATACAAAGCATCAATCCGATATTGGGCTTATTTAGAACAAGTCTCGATAATACGTAGGATATTTCTTCAAGCAGCACCTGGCACGGTAGATGCTAATAATAGTTCGACACGCTAGAGCCACCAAACCTCCTTTGGTTTTGGGATGTTTGACCAAAGACGCCTTTAACATAGCGGGCCGCGACCGCGGCCCGTTCCTTATATCCTCCCTTTCTCCTGTGGAGAAAGGATCGGAGAAAGAAACAGGTAAGCCAGCCTTTGGGCTGGCTTTTTATTTTCTGGTTGCGATCTTTTGCCCTTCGGCAAAAGGAGCATTTAATCTCGGGGTCCCCGCGCGGCTGCGCAGCAGACGCGTGGGGTGTATTAATCTATTTCCTTCAGTTGTCTGCGGGCCGCGTCGCCGGCCTCGCCAGCCGGATCAAGCGCAAGCGCCTCACGGAAGCTTAAGCGCGCACGCTGCAGATCGTCATTGCGATTCTGGGGCGAGGATCGCGAGCGCTGAAGATACGCAAGTCCCAGGCTTAACTGGACGTCGGCCAGGCCTTCAAAGGAGATCCCGTAGCGATCAACAAACTCCAACACCCACTCGTAGTGGGTTATAGAGCTTGAGTACTTCCCCCTGGCAAGGGATATGTAGGCAAGGGCCAGCCTGGCACGCGTCTCAATTACCGGATTCGGGTAGTATCGCAGGCCGCGCTCAAAGAAGCTGTCCGCTTCCTCTATCCGGCGCTGAATCAGGAAGCGCTCCGCAATCTCTGAGTTGATCTCCGCGATCGCCAACGGGTTGTAGCCTGAGAGCTCAAGCCGGGCAAGACAAACAGGGATGCTGTCGGGTTCAGGGATACCTCGTGAGTAGCGCAGAAGAGAGCCGGTCATGCCGGCATGAGAAAGCACTCTCAGGGTATCGCCTATCGCAAGGGCACGTGACAGCGAAGCAAACGCCACCGCTGCCGAGTCGTAGTGCTCCTCGTATGCAAACACAGAGGCCGCAAGAAGCCTTCCTTCAAGTACCCTGTGCGGATCTGTTGTTCTTTCGAGCAAAAGGTTCGTCGCCCACCTTACTGAGTCCGTTTTTCCTCTCTTCAACTGCAAGGCGGCGTATTGCACGGCTCCTTCTTCCCAGAAGATCGTTTCCGGATACTCATAAAGGATCTCTTCCCACGCGGCAAGCGCTGCCCAGCCGTCACCCCGACGGCTGGCGGCTATAGCGGTCCAGTAGAGGCTGTAGGGGGTAAGACGCTCAACCAGCGGCAGCCTTCCTGCACTCTCGCGATACTCCTTCAGTGCAAAGCTCAGATAGGCGGCGGCGGTATCATCCATGGCGAAGCTCAGGTAAGCGGCCGCGGTATCGCAAGCGGCCGCCGTTCCCTTGGCAAGATAACAAAGCCCAAGGCCGTGCAGGGATAGCATTAAAGCCATGGGGTCATAGTAGCGTTCGAGCGCGCGCTCAAAGCGAGAACGAACCTCAACCAGGGAGTCAGGGTCAGCCATGTTCTCCAGTATCCCGTAGACCCGTAACACCTGAACCACCTCGGTCAAGGGATGGGTGTAGGGGATGCGATCAAGCCAGGTCTTTGCCCAATCACGATGCCCAAGACGATAGTAGGCCTCGGCAGCGATGAGCGCCTGCGCCGGAGTCCAGGTGGTGTCAAGTTCACGTGAGATGTAGAAGAGCGCCAGGAGGGCGCGGGCCGGTTCCTCCCTGCGGTTGTGAAGCGCAGCCAAAAGGGTGGCGGCCTGAAGGCGTTCCTCAGGAGAGTGCAGCGAGTCCTCAACAAAGCGAATCAACCCGCGCTCAGGATCGCCCTTGGCAAGAAGGGAGTCTAAAAGTATCTCCACCCTGGGCGGCTCGACCGTCGGCCGCATCGTCTTCATCTCCCAGACAGCGGACAATGGACTCGCACCCAGAATCAAGAGTAAGGCCACTATCCATGTTTTCATAGGTGGTGACGCGCCAGTACCTTTATACCTCACCCTATACTCTAGGCGAGAAATCGAGCTTGTCAATATAAATCGTGCTCCTTTTTACCTTCGGTAAAAAGATCGCAAGGAAAAACGTAAAAGCAGTTCGGGCGCACCTGAAGGTACGCCCCTACGACTCCCATCAAGGGAGGGGTAATTGTTAGTATCGTGATATAAAATCCGGGGGGCCCCAAGCAGAGACGAAGTATCTGCTTGGGGCATTAATTATTCAGGTTTCTATTGCACTCTTCACCGACTACCTCATAATCTAACCATGAAGATTTCACCCTACGCATCCACTGCGTGGCTGCGCAGGGAACCCGAAGGACCGGAGACGGAAGGAGGTACGTATTACTAAACTTCAACTGACCTATGAACTGGCCTCGGAGTTCTGCTCGGCCCTCGGCTATCCTGTGGAAACCGGGCAGGATGCGGTAAACATCCTCTGCCTTGAGGGTGCAGAACCTCTGGGAGAACTGGAGGGTCTAATCGAACTCAACCGCAACACCCCGGATCGCTACAACGACTGCGTGGTGTTATTTTGGCGGGATGCTGATTCATCGAAGAATAATAAAGGTGTGTTACGGGAAGGTGTGTTACGGGTACGGGTGTTACGGGCGACCACCGAGCCGGGAAGATATTACACTCAGATGAGTCCGCATCCCAGAGGTGCGGCCAACCTTGTCTGGGGGCACCACATCTACAAGCGCGGCAGGCACCGCGGGCATCCGGCCCTGGTCTCTGCATCAGGTCTTGACCGTGTCTGGCGCGATAGGGATAAGGATTTTGTTCAGGACATGTCCGAACGCGTCCAGACCGGCCGTTTCGGCATCCACGTGCACGCCGGAGGGACGGGTAAGCAAATCGGTCGCTGGTCTGCAGGGTGCATCGCAATCTGTGGCGGATACGAGGGTGAACCGTACCGCTTCTTTCTAGAGCGGATCGAGCGACATCCGGGCAAACTCATCCGCCTGACCCTGTGGGGTGCTCGGGATCTAGGCAATTGGATGAAGACACGTGGACAGCCTGAGGAACCTTATGCCTCAGGTATGTGTGTTACGGGTGTTACGTGTGTTACGGGTTGGCGTCCGACCCTGAGATACGGAATCCGCAACCCCTGGGTGGCGCGGATGCAGAAGCTTCTTAACCATCGTATGGATTCACGGTTGGTTGTCGACGGGGACTGGCTTTCGCGTACCCAGGAGGCTTT of candidate division TA06 bacterium B3_TA06 contains these proteins:
- a CDS encoding restriction endonuclease, translated to MNKGIENIPQKIRDLYEIHEWKHAVAVLSRDFPQEWNDILYVLENFRLLRSSILKPGGRKSPISERIDGMFAARGWKERRFETSIHVDDESHDSPTHNVDYYKNKVAVETEWNNKDPFYDRDLNNFRLLHQLDVISVGVIITRADSLQDIFKRLGPKIARKYGAATTHMSKLIPKMDGGGAGGCPVLAFGITKNLYVED
- a CDS encoding S-adenosylmethionine-binding protein, whose protein sequence is MTAAENLRQRIKGKFGTILADPPWRFQNRTGKMAPEHIRLRRYPTMTFKEIKELPVAELAAEQSHLYLWVPNALIKEGLEVMERWGFTYKTNIVWFKTRKDGGPDGRGVGFYFRNVTELVLFGVRGNLRTDKSGRTQVNIIRARKREHSRKPDQLYDIIEACSPRPYLELFARHPRKGWMQWGNEIEETLE